In the Thermovenabulum gondwanense genome, TTCCTTATCAAGCATCCCCAATACGTAATTACCGGTTGCCTGCTTCCATTCCCCACAAACATCAACTCCGATAAGTCTTTTGGTCCCGGCAATGATTTCTATTATCTCTAAAAGTTCTTCCAAGGTCATGGTGCCCTGATCCCAATTGGTTGCTGCGTATTCTTTTGATAAAACATCTTTATCTATGCTGATGTAAACCGGAGCATCCTGGTCGGAAAGTTCTTTCATTAAATAGTAAATCCTTACCTCCTGGGGTAAATCTTCGGGTATAAAAAAAACTTTTTTATATTCGCTGTATCTAAAAAATTCATAATCCTTTCTATTTAATCCTATTATCACACACTTTTCTATTTTATTTTCCTTTACGAGGTCTCTTACCCAGGAACCGCATGTAATGACTTCTCCTGGACTTTCAAACATGTCGGAATGGTGGTCAATCAGTACGAGAACAGGTTTTTTTCGAGTCATTTCTATCATTAACTTGGAAAAATGGTGGAAATCTCCAGACCCCAAGTAGACTATACCTGGCATTTTCAGGTCAAGTTTATTTTTTATTTCTTCCAATTTGCTTTTTTCCAGCATATATCTTACGCCTTTCAAATTTGGGAGATTTATAAGGTGCTGAGCCCTGTTTAAAAGCCTTTTTTGCCCGCTTAACGCCTCATCCAAGCACAAGACATTAACTCTGGGCAAAGCCTTTACCCCCTTTGAATATAAATTACCGGCCTTTTGTAAATTATTTATTCAAAAGGGATAACATTTAGAATTTATTTGGCATATATATTATATAACAA is a window encoding:
- a CDS encoding arginase family protein, with product MPRVNVLCLDEALSGQKRLLNRAQHLINLPNLKGVRYMLEKSKLEEIKNKLDLKMPGIVYLGSGDFHHFSKLMIEMTRKKPVLVLIDHHSDMFESPGEVITCGSWVRDLVKENKIEKCVIIGLNRKDYEFFRYSEYKKVFFIPEDLPQEVRIYYLMKELSDQDAPVYISIDKDVLSKEYAATNWDQGTMTLEELLEIIEIIAGTKRLIGVDVCGEWKQATGNYVLGMLDKEKNLKNEESNIRILDKLIKVW